From Pan paniscus chromosome 9, NHGRI_mPanPan1-v2.0_pri, whole genome shotgun sequence, the proteins below share one genomic window:
- the LOC100990509 gene encoding LOW QUALITY PROTEIN: olfactory receptor 52B2 (The sequence of the model RefSeq protein was modified relative to this genomic sequence to represent the inferred CDS: deleted 1 base in 1 codon): MSHTNVTIFHPAVFVLLGIPGLEAYHIWLSIPLCLIYITAVLGNSILIVVIVMEHNLHEPMYFFLSMLAITDILLSTTTVPKALAIFWLQAHNIAFDACVTQVFFVHMMFVGESAILLAMAFDRFVAICAPLRYTTVLTWPVVGRIALAVITRSFCIIFPVIFLLKRLPFCRTNIVPHSYCEHIGVARLACADITVNIWYGFSSVPIVMVILDVILIAVSYSLILRAVFRLPSQDAQPKALSTCGSHLCVILMFYVPSFFTLLTHRFGRNIPQHVHILLANLYVAVPPMLNPIVYGVKTKQIREGVAHRFFDIKTWCCTSPLGS; encoded by the exons ATGAGTCACACCAATGTTACCATCTTCCATCCTGCAGTTTTTGTCCTTCTTGGCATCCCTGGGTTGGAGGCTTATCACATTTGGCTGTCAATACCTCTTTGCCTCATTTACATCACTGCAGTCCTGGGAAACAGCATCCTGATAGTGGTTATTGTCATGGAACATAACCTTCACGAGCCCATGTATTTCTTCCTCTCAATGCTGGCCATCACGGACATCCTGCTGTCTACCACCACTGTGCCCAAGGCCCTAGCCATCTTTTGGCTTCAAGCACATAACATTGCTTTTGATGCCTGTGTCACCCAAGTCTTCTTTGTCCATATGATGTTTGTGGGGGAGTCAGCTATCCTGTTAGCCATGGCCTTTGATCGCTTTGTGGCCATTTGTGCCCCACTGAGATATACAACAGTGCTAACATGGCCTGTTGTGGGAAGGATTGCTCTGGCCGTCATCACCCGAAGCTTCTGCATCATCTTCCCAGTCATATTCTTGCTGAAGCGGCTGCCCTTCTGCCGAACCAACATTGTTCCTCATTCCTACTGTGAGCATATTGGAGTGGCTCGTTTAGCCTGTGCTGACATCACTGTTAACATCTGGTATGGCTTCTCA TCAGTGCCCATTGTCATGGTCATCTTGGATGTTATCCTCATCGCTGTGTCTTACTCACTAATCCTCCGAGCAGTGTTTCGTTTGCCGTCCCAGGATGCTCAGCCCAAGGCCCTCAGCACTTGTGGCTCCCACCTCTGTGTCATCCTTATGTTTTATGTTCCATCCTTCTTTACCTTATTGACCCACCGTTTTGGGCGTAATATTCCTCAACATGTCCATATCTTGCTGGCCAATCTTTATGTGGCAGTGCCACCAATGCTGAACCCCATTGTCTATGGTGTGAAGACTAAGCAGATACGTGAGGGTGTAGCCCACCGGTTCTTTGACATCAAGACTTGGTGCTGTACCTCCCCTCTGGGCTCATGA